The sequence AGAAGCTTCTCGCCGTGACCAGCAAGGACGGCCTGCTACATCTGATCGATCGCGGGAGCGGTAAGCTATTATCGAAAACCTCTACCACGACGATCGCAAACGCCGACGCTCCCATTACAACGAAGGGAACGCATTTCTGTCCCGGCTTGACCGGCGGCAGCGAATGGAACGGCGCGGCTTGGTATCCGGCTGCGCATTTGGTCTACGTGAACTCTGTGGATTGGTGCGTGACGGTGAAGCTCACGAAGCTCGCCAGCATAACGAATATCGCAACGGGCAGCGCAAAAGTGCTAAAGGGTGCGGCCGCCTTTGGGGGCGGCATTCCGGTTCCCGATCCGACGACGATGGCGCATGGCTGGACCACCGCGATCGATCCCGCGACGGGCGCCGTACGCTGGCACCTCAAGATGGCAACGCCGATGATCGCAGCGCTCGCGCCGACCGCGGGCGGTTTCGTGTTGACGGGGGACCTCAACGGCAATCTGCTGGCGCTCGACGCGACGACCGGGAAGACGCTCTACCGCTACGACACCAAGAACGCAATGGCAGGCGGAATCATTACATACCGCGCTGGCGGAACGCAATATGTAGCCGCCGCAGCCGGTAACACCTCTTTCGTTGCCTGGAAAGTGACTGGAAAGCCGACGCTGTTCATCTTCGGTCTGTAGCGTTTGAGTCGGTAGCGGCATTTTATGCAGGTCTGGAACACTTGGAGCGCCAGCTGGATCTGGAGCTTAGCGCTCATCGCGATCACGATCGCGATGCACCTCGGGGGGGTCGGTTTGATCGTAAACGCGATCGAGCGATTCAGGGCTAAACTGCAGCGATCGAGCGCGTCGTACCTGGGAAGCACGCCGGCAACGATCGCGGTGATCGTCGCCGTGGCCCTCGGGCTCGCGCTATTGCACGGTATCGAATCGCTGACGTGGGCGGTCGCGTACGTGTGGCTCGGCGCCTTCACGTCTTCGGCGGACGCGGCGCTCTATTCAGTCGACTCGATGACGACGCGCGGCGCTTCCGGGCTCGTGCCCGAAGAGCATTGGCGGATGATGGGCGCCGTGGAGGCGGGGGACGGCATGCTACTGTTCGGCATCAGCACGGCCTTCTTATTTTACGTCATGCTGCGACTCTGGAAGACCGACGCTGAGCTACGCTGAAACGTCCGACAGATGAAGGTGGTTGTTTTCGCGGCTGCCGTTGAGGCGGCCGCCGGGCTCGCGCTCATCGTCGCTCCGTCGCTCGTTGCCTGGCTGTTGATCGGCAACGATCTCTCCGCGCCGGGCGCCGCCGTCGGCCGCGTCGCCGGCTTCGGCCTTTGCGGACTGGCGCTCTCGCGCTCCACGCGGGGACTCTTATTGTACAACATGCTCGCGGCGATTTTCTTTCTGTACCTGGGAGTGCGCGGAGAGCTGGTCGGCGTTTTGCTCTGGCCGGCCTTCGCGCTCCACGGCTGCCTTGCCGCGTTACTTGCCCGACTCGTGATCGCGGACACTGGCCGTTGAGAAGATGACCTGATCCCAGCGCCAGAGCTGCTCGAAGAACGCTCGCGCGAGATCGCGGTCGGCCATCGCGCGCCCTATGTCGCGAACGCGGCGCTTGCCGTCGATCGCCTCGAGCAGACGTTCTTGCCGCGCGTCGATGGGGAGATAGAGGTCGGTGAACGTGTGGTTGCGATTGATCAGCACCGCTGCGGCGCCGGGCGGCAGCCGGTCGCGCACCGCGACGGTGTCCGGAAGCCGGATGGGAATGTAGTCGAGCCATTCGTCGCCGCGGAAGTCGACGACCGCAAGGGGCAGCGCATCTCGCCGGTACGCGACGACGCTGTGGCGGAGGATCGTTCCACGAAAGAGCTCGAGCGCCGCGTATTGTTCCTCTACCTTTAGGGCGACGAGCTTTGCGTGATGGGGCGACGACGCGATCGCCCCGCACCAGGGCAGGTAGGGCGCCTGGCGAATCCAGCGCCCGAACGCAAGGTGGGCACGATCGAGGAACTCGATCAGCTGCGGCACCGAAAACGCGCGGTCTAGCGGGTGAAGCAGCGCGTCGGCGAGTCCGGCCTTCGTGGCGAAGTCCGGGGCGTGTCGCAACAGCGGTGCGATCGGATGGTCGGCGGGCAGCGCCTTCAGGCTTGCCGCAAGGTCGTCGATCTCGGCGTCGGTCGTGCCTATGCCGAGGCGCCGGCAGTACTCCTGTAGCATGTAGACGCCGCCGCGGCCGTAGGGCGCGTAAACCATCAGATGCATCGCGCTTTTTGGGGCGAGCGCGTCGCGTAACGCGCGCAGGCCTGCGTCCGGATCGGGCAAGTGGTGCAACACGCCGGTGCAGACGACATGCTCGAAGCTCTCGCCGAGCTCACCGACTCGCTCGACCGCGAGCTCGTAGAGCTCGAGATTGTCGAGCCTGTGTTTTCGCTTCAGCTCGCGCTCGAACGCGATGCTCGTTTCGCTGAGATCGATTCCGACCACGCGCGTGTTCGGCCAGCGCGCCGCGTAATGTGCCGCCTGCGTAGTGCCGCAGCCCGCGACGAGTATGCTGCGATCCTCGCGGTACGGCTCGGCCGGCCAGAAGAGATACAACTCTGCCAGCCGGCGCTGGTCGTCCCAGCGCCGGCGGTAACTCTCGAGATCGTCGATTGGCGGCGGGTAAGGGTGACTTTGGTAAAAGTCACCCACCCGCGAACGTGATGTGTTAGCCGTGTGCTGCTTTCGCCTGCTCCAGTACGGCATCCAAGTTGAACGATGCGGGTTTTTGCCGCGGCGGGAACTTGGCGAAGTCCTCGATCTGCCCGGCAATAACTGCCTGCATCTCGTACATCTGCGGAACGTGGTTTACGGCCCAATCCCAGTAAACATTCGAGTTCCAGTCGGCGCGCTCGAAGGGATCCCGCCGCAAGTTCATGATGTGCGGCAGTCGCAGCTTCACAAAGGGCTCGGCCCACGCCTCCGTCGACACCGCGCGCTGGAGGGCCAGCTGGAACTTATAGTCGCCGACCCGCACTGCGATGACATCGCCATCGTCGCTGAAGTATACGATGGCGTTTCTCGGACTATCCTTGGTCTGCCCCGAGAAGTACGGGATCATGTTGTAACCATCGAGATGGACATTGAACTTCTTGCCGCCGACGGTGCAGCCGTCGAGCAGTTGCTTGGTGACGTCAGGATTGCCCGCGGCCGCCAACAGCGTCGGGAACATGTCGATGTGCGAGACGATCCCATTGTACACCGACCCGGGCTTGATGGTGCCCGGCCACCGGATGAAGCTCGGTACGCGCCAGCCGCCCTCCCAGTTCGTATCCTTCATCATCCGGAACGGGGTGTTCGCGCCGTCGGGCCAGGTGTCGTTCTGTGGACCGTTGTCGGTCGAGTACATCACGATCGTGTTGTCGGCGATGCCCAGCTCGTCGAGCTTGTCGAGCATCATACCGATCTGCTCGTCATGCACGACCATGCGATCGCTGTACGGGTCCTGGCCACTCTTGCCGAGATTCTTTGCCGCGACGTGCGTCCGGAAATGCATGGCGGTCGAGTTGTACCAGCAGAAGAAGGGTTGGTTCGCCTTCGCTTGTTTTTCAATCCATGCTAGAGCCCTTGCGGTGATCTCCTCGTCGATCGTTTCCATGCGCTTCTTCGTGAGAGGTCCGGTGTCGACGACCGTCTGTTTTCCCACACGTCCCCAGCGCGGATCGACGGTCGGGTCGTCTTTGTCGGTCGCCTTGCAATCCAGCACGCCCCGCGGCCCGAACATGGCCTTGAACTTCGGATCCTTCGGATAGTCGGGGAGTTCGGGTTCTTCCTCGGCATTGAGGTGGTACAGGTTGCCGAAGAACTCGTCGAAGCCGTGTACCGTCGGCAGAAACTCGTTGCGATCGCCCAGATGGTTCTTGCCGAACTGGCCCGTGGCGTAGCCGAGTGGCTTGAGCATCTCGGCGATCGTCGGGTCTTCCGGCTGTAGGCCAACCGTGGCGCCGGGCATGCCAACCTTCGTGAGGCCGGTGCGGATCGGGTTTTGGCCGGCGATGAAGCAGGCCCGGCCTGCCGTGCAGCTCTGCTGCGAGTAGTAATCGGTGAAGAGGCCGCCCTCGTTGGCGACGCGGTCGATGTTGGGGGTCCGGTATCCCATCATGCCGTTGCTAAATTTGCTGATGTTCCAGATGCCGATGTCGTCGCCCCAGAGTATCAGGATATTGGGCTTTTTTGCAGGCATTGCAATTTACGCTCCCTGTCTTGGTGAGAACAAAAGTGTAGCGGAAAAAGCCCCTTGCCACTATCCTAAAAGTGCACGCGTGCGCGTTGCCTTGCCGATTAACAGCGCTTAAGATACCGGCATATGTCGAATCGGCGGTTCGTTCGCGGCGTAGGCCCTGGGCTCGTCTCGGGGGCCTCCGCGAACGATCCCACGACGGTCGGCTCGATCGCCGCGGTCGGCGCCGCGACGGGCTACGGAATGGCTTGGCTGGTCGTTGTGCTGCTGCCGATGCTGGCGCTCGTCCAGGCGATCGCGGCCTCAGTTGCGACGATGTCGCAAATGAGCCTGCAGCAGGCCATATTACGGACCTTCGGCCGCGGGCCGGCGATCATCGGAGCCGTTGCGATCGTCGCCGTCAGCCTGTTTACGCTGGTTGCCGACGTTCAGGCCGGAGCGCAAGCACTAAAGCTGCTGTCGGGCGTGCCGTTTTACTACTTCGTCATCCCGCTCGCGGCCGTCGCGTACTGGCTGCTCGCGACGAAATCGTACCTGCGGATCGAGCGAATTTTGGCGTCGCTAACGCTGATCTTTCTGTGCTACGTCGCGAGCGCGATCCTGGCGCGACCCGATTGGGGACTCGTGCTTCGCAGCATCTGCGTGCCCCACTTCGATCTCTCGCCCGTTTTCGCCACCGGGGCGATCGCGCTGCTCGGTACTACCCTGACGAGCTACGTGTACTTCTGGGAATCGATCGAGGTCGCCGAGCGGCGACCGGCGCCGTCGCAGCTGCGCGCCGTCAACACCGATGCGGTCGCGGGAATGCTCGTGGCGGGCTCCAGCTTTCTGTTCATCCTAATCGCAACGGCCGCGACTTCGGGCGCGCATCGCGTGCCGATTCAGACGGCCGCCGAAGCCGCGACGGCGTTGCGGCCGCTCGCGGGGCCGCTCGATCAGACGCTGTTCGGCGTCGGGCTCCTCGCATCGGCGGCGATCGCAATTCCGGTCATCGCCGCCACCAACGGCTACGTGGTCGCGCAGACGTTCGGCTGGCCCGCGGGATTGGCGCAGAAGCCGGCCGAGGCCAAAGGTTTTTATCGTGTCATCTTTGGGTCGCTCGCGATCGCCGCCGTTTTCGCCCTGTTGCCGATACCGACGATTTCGCTCCTCTACTGGGTTTCCGTCATCGCGGGGTTAGCGACGCCGATCACGTTGGCGTTTACTATGCTGGTCGCGAGGGATAGAAATCTAATGCACGGAAAGCCGATCGGAATAGCCCTGGCGGGTGCCGGCTGGCTCGTAACGGCGGTCGTCACAGCGTCGGCGCTCGCCTTTATCGTCTCTTTTTCTTTGCGCTAACAAAGCTTTAATTCACGTGTGCGTTTAGCGCAGTAAGCTATGGTGGAAAGGACCAACCATGGCCGCCAAACTCTACCAGTGCACGCGCTGCAGCTCGCCGTTCGTCGCCGAGAACGAAGAGCTCATCGCGCGGCGCGGCGGCTCGTGCCTGGACTGCGCGAAGATCGAAGTTCTCAAGCGGATGGGGCTGCCGCCGGACTTTCTGACGCGCTATCCGTACGCCTAGCCGGCCGTAAACGCTACGACTTCGTTCTCTTCCCGGTAGCTCGTCCACCACAGCTCGCCGTCGAACGTGAGCGCGCGCGCTTCGGCGTTGATCGGCGCGATCGGTTCGGCCGGGGGCGCGCCTACGTTTACGTCGATGCGCGCAAAGGTCAGGTGATCGAAGTCTTCATCGGCTGACAACATACGGCAGTCGCCCGGCGCCCGGAACGCGAAGCCGCCGCAGCGCGTCGGCAGCGCGATCTCGCGGCGGATTCCCCCGCGGTCGTCGAGCTCGAGGATCCGGTGCTTACCCTGCTGGCACAGGTACAGCGACGCTCCGTCCGAGGCCAGGTGCGATCCCGTGAAGTCCGGGCACGGCGTCTTGCTGCTCGCGTCGAAGCCGCGTTCCGGCGTAAAGCTGAAGAGATAGCGGTCGTCGTCGTCGAGCGCAACGACGACGCGGAGCGCGCCGTCCAGGGAGGCCAGGCCGAACGGCCTGCCCGGGGCATCGACCTCATGCTTCACCGCCCATTGCCGCGCGTCCATCCCGTAGAGCTTACCGGTGTCCCAGGATCCGATCCAGAGGAGTCCGTCGTGGAACGCCAGGGGCTGCGGGCGCCCGCCCGGCGACGGATGGCGTTGAGTTTCCTTTATCGTCTGCATGCGCCGTAGGACGCGCCGGATGACGCGATGGTTGCAAATCCGTTTTGCGGCCCGGCGCGTTGAAGGGGCAGTGCGAAGTGAGGTTTACAGAGAAAGCTGGCGCGGTGGAAGACGCGAGCCGGCTGATAGAGCGCGTGCGCGCCCGTGATGCCGACGCCTTCGAGGCGCTCTACGACGAGTACTATCGGCTCGTCTACGGGCTTGCTCTGCGCGTCCTTGCCGATGCGAGCGCGGCGGAGGACGTCACTCAGGCCGTGTTCCTGAAGATCTGGGACAGCCCGGCGCTCTTCCGAGGCGGGAACTTCGGTGCCTGGATCGCACGCGTCACACGCAATCGCGCACTCGACGTCGTCCGCTCACGCAGGGTTCGAGACGAGGGGCAGTTCCCCGACTCGCTGCCGCTGGACGACAATCCCGAAGACACTGCGATAGCCCATCTGGACGGCGCTCGCGTGCGCGATGCCCTGGCGCAGCTGCCGCCCGAGCAACGTGAACCGATCGAGCTCGGCTTCTTCGGCGGTGTCACGCATCAGGAGATCGCGCGTCGGATCGGGCTGCCGCTGGGAACCGTGAAGACGCGAATTCGCACCGGACTGCGGCGACTGCGTAACGTCTTGGAAGGAGCGATCACGGTATGAGGTCGCACGACGAGATGCTCGACGCGGTGGCCGTCTACGCGCTCGGCGCGCTTCCGCCGCGCGAGGCCTCCGAGGTGATGGCGCATTTGCGCGATTGCGCGGAGTGTCGCGCCGAATACCGGTTGTTGCAGCCGGCAGTGACGGCCGTCGCGTACTCCGCCGAGACGTGTGCGGACGCGTCATCCGGCGCCGACGTCGCAAGCCCGCTGCTCAAGGCGCGCATTATGAAACAGGTGCGCGGCGAGGTGCGGCGTCCTCGGCCGATCCGTCCGTGGCCCGCGTACGCCGCGGCGGCGGCATGCCTTGCGCTCGCAATCGTCGCCGGCCTCTTCGATCTCTCGCTAAGCGATCGGCTCAAACAAGAGCGCGCACAGGTCGTCGAGCAAAACCAGACGATCGCCGATTTCATGGCGCCCGATTCTCAGCGGCATCCGTTCGCGCACGGCGAGGTGCTGATGCACGGAGCGCGGCTCTACATCGCCATGCACGACATGCCGATGCCGCCGAGCGGCAAGGTCTACCAGGCCTGGACGCTGACGAAGGGCGCGAAGACCGTCGCGCCCTCGAAGACGTTCATGCCCGCGACGACGGGCATGACGGTCGTGCGGCTCCCCGAGTCGGCCACGACGTTGGCCGCCGTCGCGGTCAGCATCGAGCCCGAGGGCGGCTCGCAACAGCCTACAAGCAAGCCGATCGCCATGATCAGCCTCCAGTAGCAATCCGGAGAAGCGCCTAGACCGTTCCATCCGAGTCTTATCTCTTTGCGAGAGCTACGGCTCGGAAAGGAACCTATGAAGAACCTTCAATGGGCCGCGCTCGCCGCGGTCACCCTCGCGATGATCTTTACTGGCATCGCGTCGGCCAAACTGATGACAAACATCGTCGATCAGCCGACCCGCTTCAGCGGCTCGTGCTGCGTCTATACGGGGGCGCCCGCCCTGCAGGTGACGCTTTCGATGATCGAGGCCGGCGGCGGCCCGAGCAGCTTTAACACGGCGACGCTGCTGAAGGTGCTCGCGGGCTCGCACTTCGACGCCGAGGTAGCCAAACTCACGAGGCAGTACGGCAAGGATCAGGTGGCGCAGTTTCTCAAGACGTTCGACTTCGTCGTTGACGACTCGCTGAAGATCGTGACGGCGAAGAAAGTCGCTCTTCCCAGCCAGCCGAACCCGGATCCCAAGAACGGCCCGGCGCTTGCGGGCGCGCTCTGGGCCGCGGGACAGACCGGTGAAGGCTATAACGTCGAGGTCATGCTCGATCGCGCGGTCTCGCATCCGATCCACGTCCAAGTGATGCTCGACATCGACAAGAAGTACGGGCTGGCGGCGGACGCCCAGTATCACGCGATCCTGACGACGGCGATGAAGGATCTCGCCGGAGCCTATCATCTTGGCGCGATGGGGCAGATGCAGAGCATGTAGCTTCCGAGCGAGCAGGGTGGCGCCATCGCTTCCAACGAAGCAGCGCGACGATGCATCGAAATCGTTTCGCCGGC is a genomic window of Candidatus Binatia bacterium containing:
- a CDS encoding sigma-70 family RNA polymerase sigma factor yields the protein MEDASRLIERVRARDADAFEALYDEYYRLVYGLALRVLADASAAEDVTQAVFLKIWDSPALFRGGNFGAWIARVTRNRALDVVRSRRVRDEGQFPDSLPLDDNPEDTAIAHLDGARVRDALAQLPPEQREPIELGFFGGVTHQEIARRIGLPLGTVKTRIRTGLRRLRNVLEGAITV
- a CDS encoding class I SAM-dependent methyltransferase gives rise to the protein MGDFYQSHPYPPPIDDLESYRRRWDDQRRLAELYLFWPAEPYREDRSILVAGCGTTQAAHYAARWPNTRVVGIDLSETSIAFERELKRKHRLDNLELYELAVERVGELGESFEHVVCTGVLHHLPDPDAGLRALRDALAPKSAMHLMVYAPYGRGGVYMLQEYCRRLGIGTTDAEIDDLAASLKALPADHPIAPLLRHAPDFATKAGLADALLHPLDRAFSVPQLIEFLDRAHLAFGRWIRQAPYLPWCGAIASSPHHAKLVALKVEEQYAALELFRGTILRHSVVAYRRDALPLAVVDFRGDEWLDYIPIRLPDTVAVRDRLPPGAAAVLINRNHTFTDLYLPIDARQERLLEAIDGKRRVRDIGRAMADRDLARAFFEQLWRWDQVIFSTASVRDHESGK
- a CDS encoding arylsulfatase is translated as MPAKKPNILILWGDDIGIWNISKFSNGMMGYRTPNIDRVANEGGLFTDYYSQQSCTAGRACFIAGQNPIRTGLTKVGMPGATVGLQPEDPTIAEMLKPLGYATGQFGKNHLGDRNEFLPTVHGFDEFFGNLYHLNAEEEPELPDYPKDPKFKAMFGPRGVLDCKATDKDDPTVDPRWGRVGKQTVVDTGPLTKKRMETIDEEITARALAWIEKQAKANQPFFCWYNSTAMHFRTHVAAKNLGKSGQDPYSDRMVVHDEQIGMMLDKLDELGIADNTIVMYSTDNGPQNDTWPDGANTPFRMMKDTNWEGGWRVPSFIRWPGTIKPGSVYNGIVSHIDMFPTLLAAAGNPDVTKQLLDGCTVGGKKFNVHLDGYNMIPYFSGQTKDSPRNAIVYFSDDGDVIAVRVGDYKFQLALQRAVSTEAWAEPFVKLRLPHIMNLRRDPFERADWNSNVYWDWAVNHVPQMYEMQAVIAGQIEDFAKFPPRQKPASFNLDAVLEQAKAAHG
- a CDS encoding anti-sigma factor, whose amino-acid sequence is MRSHDEMLDAVAVYALGALPPREASEVMAHLRDCAECRAEYRLLQPAVTAVAYSAETCADASSGADVASPLLKARIMKQVRGEVRRPRPIRPWPAYAAAAACLALAIVAGLFDLSLSDRLKQERAQVVEQNQTIADFMAPDSQRHPFAHGEVLMHGARLYIAMHDMPMPPSGKVYQAWTLTKGAKTVAPSKTFMPATTGMTVVRLPESATTLAAVAVSIEPEGGSQQPTSKPIAMISLQ
- a CDS encoding divalent metal cation transporter; the encoded protein is MSNRRFVRGVGPGLVSGASANDPTTVGSIAAVGAATGYGMAWLVVVLLPMLALVQAIAASVATMSQMSLQQAILRTFGRGPAIIGAVAIVAVSLFTLVADVQAGAQALKLLSGVPFYYFVIPLAAVAYWLLATKSYLRIERILASLTLIFLCYVASAILARPDWGLVLRSICVPHFDLSPVFATGAIALLGTTLTSYVYFWESIEVAERRPAPSQLRAVNTDAVAGMLVAGSSFLFILIATAATSGAHRVPIQTAAEAATALRPLAGPLDQTLFGVGLLASAAIAIPVIAATNGYVVAQTFGWPAGLAQKPAEAKGFYRVIFGSLAIAAVFALLPIPTISLLYWVSVIAGLATPITLAFTMLVARDRNLMHGKPIGIALAGAGWLVTAVVTASALAFIVSFSLR